GTGGATCCCAAGCTGGCAACGACAATTTTGGATATGTACTGTAAATGTGGATGTCTTGATAAGGCCGTTGAGGTATTCAATGGATTGTCTAGTAAAGGTGTTTCATCTTGGAATTGTATGATTGGAGGGTTTGCAATGCATGGTAAAGGCAAGGCTGCCATTGAGCTTCTGAAAAAAATGGAGGCGGAAACTATGGTGACCCCTGATTATGTCACGTTTGTTAATGTGCTTGGTGCTTGTGCACATTCAGGTTTGGTAGAAGAAggaaagtattatttttcttacatgACTGAAGTTTATGGCATTGCTGCAGGAATGGAGCATTATGGATGTTTGGTAGATTTGCTGGGAAGGGCTGGAATGCTAGAGGAAGCGAGGAAAGTTATAAATGAAATGCCATTCAGACCTGATGTTGGTGTTTTAGGTGCTTTTCTTGGGGCTTGTAGAATCCATGGGAATAGTGATATGGCAGAGGAAATAGGGAGGCAAGTGATTGAACTAGAGCCCAATAATAGTGGGCGCTATGTGTTGTTGGCCAATCTCTATGCGAAAGCTGGTAGATGGGAAGATGTTGCGAACATTCGGAAGTTGATGAATGATAGAGGAGTTAAAAAGGTAGCTGGTTTTTCTATGATAGAATTGGAAGGTACTGTCAGCGAGTTTATTGCTGGTGGAAGAACTCATCCACAGGCTACAGAGATATATGCCAAACTTGAAGAGATGTTGGTCCGTATTAAAGATCTAGGTTATGTGCCAGACACAGATGGAATGTTGTATGATATCTGTGAGGAGGAAACAGAGAATCCATTGCACTACCACAGCGAGAAGCTAGCTATTGCCTTTGGGTTGTTAAAAACTAAACCTGGTGAAACTATTCGTATCACAAAGAACTTGCGTGTCTGTAAAGATTGTCATCAGGCTAGTAAGCTGATATCAACAGTTTATAATCGAGAAATAATTGTGAGGGATAGGAATCGGTTTCACCATTTCAAAGGAGGAGTATGTTCATGTAATGATTACTGGTAGCATCATAGGTGGGGAAGAATGCCGTGATTTAGCATTTCTGTCCTTGTTGATAGTTGACTAGTGAGACAACAGTTAGTTCCAGTTTGCTGAAATGCAATAGTAAAAGGAGCATTTACATTCAGATTAATCGGTTTTGGAGTGATTTAGCTGTTAGTCGCACTTCTCTGAAATGCAATAGTAAAAGGAGCATTTACATTCAGACTAATCGGTTTTGGAGTAATTTTGCTGCATATTAAGTTCGGACTGTGCCTTGTACATCAGCAGATCATACAAGGATGCCAGTTCCTTCCAAAAAGAAgattaaaattagaagatgCTGAGctttaaattcatatatggCTGCAGGTAAGCAAACCGGCAAGGATTGCAGCTTCCACTGGTATGCCTTGGAATAAATTTAAGATTGGAGCAAGCAGCAATTTATGTTGAAACTTTCTTTTAAGCCCTAAGCCTATATTTCCTAGAATTGTATGAGACATTTATCATATCATTGACTGGATGGCCGACTAACGATAATCAACATCATTTGAGTGTTTTACAGCCAGCAAGCAAGTATGCTTTAACATCAATTAAAAGCTGTGGCTGGCCATGGTGCAGGAGATTGAAACCATTATAGGCTAGCAAGTCTTCCACTGTTTATGTATTTAAGGCTCCAATGATGTGCTCCGTGTTGGAAGTCTTCCCAACTTGAAGACAAGTTTTAACCAATCAACCTCACTGCTTGCAGAAAGTACAATAATGCCTAAGTCATCAAGTCTCTATCATGccttttatttgtaaatattttcttcataaacTTCTTTTCTAACGGATCTTTCCCTTTGCAGATtgttctttaataaaaccactTTGAAAAGAAAGACCAAAGCCATTCTCCGGTTGAAAAGGCCAGCAGTTTATCTGACACTGCAAATGTTTCGACagatttcataatttcattttagtttGAAGCTGGAGCTATTATGAGGTACATCATCCTTGTGTATCTTATCTCATGGAAATTCTGTAGATTGAATCTGCAATACAACTTGTTGCTTTGAGATGATGAGTaccagaaaagaaagaaacaaagagaCTTGCATATTAGTTTTTGTTTCCTGTGGTTCAAATCAGGTATCTATTGCACTTCATTTTAACagagaaaaattttatggacTATCCAATGGTGGATTCCCTTGCTCTGTCCCCATCTAAATAATTGTTGGGCTTATATGGAACATGGAATTTCTAACTTGACCTTCAAGTTGCAAAAAATCCGTTTCCAGTCATGCTAAAGCGTACCTTTTGATGCATTACTCACATTTACTTGAGTTAGAGTTGTCCTTTTCAACTTTTAACCCCTCAGGTACAATTACTAGTGCAAGCACAAAAAAAAGCTTTTTGATATGTTTGTGTGAATTACAGGAGAGCACATGGATGTCCAAATCTTGGTGGCAATCACATCCCAATTCTCTTTTTTCCAtcaccatatatatatccatcatgatcaatttttgttttaatttgcaATTCATGAGAGGATTGAAAATTCGAAGGTTctgaatattttcatgaagATAGCGTAAAAGTAGTGtcacattttcatttaaagAGTACTTTTAGAAAGAGACTTTTCATAAATTTGAGACATTGTCCGTAAATGTCCGACAATAATGGTAACGTCCAGAACAACAATAGGAGCATGTGAAAAGGAAATGGTGATATCTTTTATGATAAGCAAATCTTGTGTTGGGCCAAGCTATCAAATGTCACTTTTCAGTATGTCCTAACTTcataatgaaattaatcaaaatgtgAACTAAGAAAAATCAGCTTCAAGCACTATAAAAGATATCTTACTTCTTTAAGTTCAAGCACCTGGTAAAAAGAGGTCTGCTCTTACTCTGTTTTCTTGTGGCCAGTTCTGTCTAGTTAGTATGTCAATGGCAGACAACTCAGTCTCAGAACAAGAATTTCGAAGTGTTGCTAacgaagaaagagaagaagctTCTCCACCTGAAGTCAGTATTCTGATTCCATCAGCTAAGACAACTACAGAATCTCAGGTGCGCCGGCGGAGAATTTACAAGGTGCCACCACCACTGCGTGCAAACATGGAGCATGTCTATGATCCAGTGGTTCTTTCACTTGGTCCCTACCACCATGGGCGACCACAGTTTCGCCAGGTGGAGGAATTCAAGGCCGAGATTCTTAACAGGTTCGTCTCAGGCAGTGTTGCCAAGGACAAAAGCTTCTTTTTCAACAAGATCTTGGAGCAAATAGATGAAATCAGGAGTTACTATGAGGAAGGATCGACGAATGAGTTTAATGACGAGGCATTGGCTGAAATGGTCCTCAGTGATGCCTGCTTCATCTTACACTATATGGAGCTGGAGGATGAGAACGAATATCATCCTCTTGGCATGTCCTTAGTTTCATTCATGTTCCGTGATTTCCTCATGCTTGAGAATCAGATCCCATTATGGATTATCAGGTATTTGATTGgtctaaaatatgataaagaTGAAGGAGAAGCACTGTTCTATAAGTTCTTGAGTTTTATGAACTTTGGGGATGATAGGCTGACACAAATTCCTTGGGACAATGACAATGGAAGTGAGCCCCTTCACCTTCTTGAAGCCCATCGAACAACACTCCTCGGACAAGGGAAAGAATTCATCAGGGATCAACCTCGCTTTCTTCCTCGACTTCTTGGTTTTAGATGGAAAAGATGGAAGCGGAAGATCAGCTCCCAGAgcatgttcaaaatggaaagCCGCCCGTTTTATTCTGTCACAGATCTCAAAGCAAAGGGCATTCACTTCCGGCCGAGTTCTAATTGTTTGACGGACGTCAGATTCCACTCCTATCCTTTCTACGGACTTCTTCAGCTTCCCATCTGGTTTGTCACTAACAATTCCATGGTGTTCTTCTCCAATATGATGGCCTTTGAAATGTCGCCAGAAATTGATACGGATTGTGATGTAATATCTTATGTGAACTTCATGAAATCACTGCTTGAGACCCCAAGAGATGTTAAAGAGCTGCGAGAAAAGGGAATACTGTTTAGCTGCCTGGGGAGCGACGAGGAAGTGCTCAAAATGTACAAACAGATCGACACGTATGGAGTCAACAATTGTGGTCTTTTTCTAGATGTGAAAACGAGAATTGAAGAGCACTGCAGTAGCAAGGCCAAGACATGGATGGCTGACCTGATTCACACTTACTTTCGCAGTCCCTGGACTGCTATTGCTCTCTTTGCCGCAACACTACTTCTCTGCCTCACTTTTCTCCAAACTTACTACACAATCCATCCAGTGAAGAACAATTGACTGATTATAATTCTTATGCATTCTGGTTATTGAAAAATTGGCTTGGATACCAAGCCGACGGTTAGTGAATAGTTATTGTGTGAAAAAATTGGCAAGGTTTCGACATGCGGAAGTGGTCCTGAAAAAGAATCTTGAGATGATGGTAATTCCGTACTTAATGTGTATTTGGCTCTAGTATGATGAATAAGATTATATGTATTTGCCAAAAGTTCATTATTTCAGCattctttttagttttgtgCTCTGGCATATATAATAGCAGTTGAAGTTGTGGATCATAAAGCATGACAAACTGCATTCCCTGTGCTATTTTCATCAGATTTCTGTTGCACTTGATGTATCAGAACAAGAACCTATGGACTATGCAGGTGGTGGATCTGCAGGCTCTGTTCTAAACAGTGGTTGGGCCATGGGTGTATATGGAGCATCGAGTTTCTATTGACCTTCAGTCTTTCACTGGATGTCTTTACAGCTGTATCGGTGGGTaatttgtatgtatttatataagcATCTATGATATTGCAGACATGTATGTCTTCACTCGTAATAGTAAAGTGGGTCTAAAAATATTCGTATTCAATTATGCTAGCATATGAAAAAGGGTGGCTTTTGATCCATTACTCCACTACTGGAGCTGTCCCTGTTAATGTTTGTCCCCACAGGTTCAATTATTCTTAAGGAAAGTAACACTCTCATCCCCAAATATTTGGTGTagttatacataaatttttcatagtttaaaaaattacatatactaTCTCTGGagtttgtttctatctaacaaataagtccacccattagttaaaatttatcaaatttgctgatattaatcaaaaaaataaaaataaaaattatattaacctccaattgacttattactgacttattgctggtaaaatatttttttataaccaaattaccttcatattaatgtatgtaaaaaaatatattttcatcgttataagggtagtttcaTCCAGAAAAAACTGTTTGACATACAATAGGTCTAGTAATCAGTTAATcaaggataaatatcaattttcatttagttttttttttattaatatcagcaaattcagtgaattttgactaatgtaGAGACTTATTGATTGgatgaaagtaaatataaaaaatgttagatataattttttaaattacaaaaatataattacaccaaatttgaGAAAAGTGAAGTGTGATTATCTCTGATTATCTCTTATTATTACAAactatgtgtgtgtgaattgCAGAAGAGCACTAGGGCTGTCCAAATCTTGCTGCCAATCACGTCCCTATTCGGGGAATACACACCTAGTGCCCCTCACCCCCCAACCCCAAACCCATGCCCTCCGCCGCCCCCAACTATTATAATTGGGTTTTTGCGATTATTTAGGGAAGACAGGGGTAGTTTGGTCATTGAGAGGCGAAAAATACTTATCCAATTGTATTTTTAGCACGTGAGGTAGTGTTTTTCTAAAAGACGCTCGCTAGGGTTAACGATATTTTACCAcagatattcatttttaatcatgacaattaattttgttaaatgttatatttcttgtagtgtcatgtgattttttaaagttCGGGCTACTATTCCTATTGGCTCATTTTTGCCAGTATTTTcgtcttttaactttttgaagTAGTATTTTGCTCCtacatcattttaattttcatcattttagtttttttttttttcgtgaGAGTTTATCTTTCTTACCAGTGTAGGTGAACTCCGACAAGAAAAATGACTAgagtaatgaaaataaaagaacaatgCAGGATCAAAATGCTtctctaaaaagttaaagtataaaaatatcaaatgacCTAAGTTACGGAACACTTAGAATACCTATGTGTGAAAACTTTATAAACATTTAAAGGTTAATTAAACTTTAGTGTGTggatacatatttaattaatgggtTAATTGTACTTATATCtcctttaaaaatatgaaattacattttcttctaaaaaaaaattaaaattacacttacacttttcaaaaaattcaacgTTTACACCTAACCCTCTTTTGTTATACCTTGGATGGAAAATGAAGTattatagcaaaaaaatataatagaaagaatcaatatcattaaataatcTTTAAGAAGAGGAAATCAATCTTTAATTTATGGGATTATTACCCTCTTCTCTTTTGaaattagtgtaattatacgtaaatttcttatagtttcaaaaattacatctaatactcTTAAGGTTtgatatgaattaaaaaaaataattaaaatattatatttactccaaattaatttattaaaagtcaaataattcttttatgatcaaattacactTATGCATCTTTACACGTTAATATGCATGTGAGGAAATCAACCGTTAATTTTCGGacaggaaaaagaaatcattcggctttttaaattgataaattaattaaatgaatttgggggcattttatatcaaaatttttatgagCTGAAATGTTAATATGGGTTTGTTTAGCTTCGCAAAAATACTCCTTTatagatttattttgatatatttaaattagaattttgtatctatttttgttttctttttgcgATTTCTTCACTAGATTCCTTGTAATTTTTGGTTTGAAGTTATGGTACTATGCTTATGTGTGATCATAAGTAACAATGATGTGATAGTTTTTAGAAGACAATATTTTAAGTAAGTTTGCAAATCTTCCACGAATTACCACTCATATAGATGTGTGtgttcataattataatatagttGTGTGTTTATATACTCTTGTGGAATTGTCCACAGTTGATTGATTCCAGCATTTACAAGCCAACTGCAGTTTTAACATTCAAAAGCATAGTTTCAATAGGATACTCTTCTTCCtcctaaaattgaaaagagaatAAGAACAAGTTCATAATGTAAATGATGCAGATTAAGCCATTATTTTAGACACATCTGAAGCCCTAGCTGGTGAAGAGAAACAGAGAAGGGCGAGAATGAATCGTGCTGTGTTCCATGGAAGTTGATGAGAATGAGAAAGCTCGAAAGAAAACAAGACTAGGGGTCTGGAGCTTTGCGTACTGTTGCTTATCTACCAACTGATCCATGAGAGTTTGTAATCAACTTAACTCTGAGAGAGTTCTCGACTGCGCTTTGCAGCAGCGACAACTGCATTcatcagaattccacgaaaacCAGCCTTTTCCAACTCATGAATCCCGGCTATAGTTGTCCCACCGGGCGAAGCAACATCGTCTTTCAGCTGGCCAGGATGCTTTCCCCCATTTGTTGCCATTGATGCTGCTCCTAATACCTACGTTGTACAATGTAAAAGAATTGAACCCACAAACTTCAAATCTTTGGAAATGCTAATGATATTTTCATACAGGCATGTTACTGTTAAGCGACCAACTAAACAAATGCACTGGCTTACAGTTTGAGAAGCAAGACCAAGTGCAAGTTCCCGAGGGAGACCAGCAGCCACACCTCCATCAGCTAAAGCTTCTATCGCCAAGTATATGTACGCTGGTCCACTACCACTGGGCGTTCATTGGAAATATTTATCTTAAGAAAACGGGCCACTCTTACACTAATACAGATTCGCAAGATTGCATCATGGGACAAGCAGCATACCTCAGGCCAGTGATAGCATCAAACAGTTTCTCATCAGCTGTCCATACTTTGCCAATTGCaccaaataatttagaaattaattccCCATCATCCTTAGTTGCAGCTGCTCCAAGGCCAATAACTATGCATAGATAATTTGCAAGTAAGATTACATCATTTGTACATGACGTTATAACAAGAAGGGAGTGGGAAAAGTAAGAGAGAAATTGGTGTACCTGATGCAGCCACACCAACAGCAGCTGGGGTGTTGGGCATTACTCTAATAAACCGGCTGTGACCAGCCCACTCCTGAATATATCAAGTCCATACATAGGGATATTGAGAGATGAACCAGATAAAAATGCAGCAATAAGGatttgaaaaaaagagaatgcCAAGTATTTACAGTTTGGATTAAAACACTTCAGAATGCTGGTAATTATACCTTTCGAGGGTCAGAAGACTCTATAGAAAGTAAAGC
This Sesamum indicum cultivar Zhongzhi No. 13 linkage group LG5, S_indicum_v1.0, whole genome shotgun sequence DNA region includes the following protein-coding sequences:
- the LOC105162582 gene encoding pentatricopeptide repeat-containing protein At5g66520 codes for the protein MSSVQLLPATATPSISTAKATPFKNLQSCSTMAELKQHHAHIIKLGLSSDNDAMGRVIRFCALSESGDLNYALKVFASLPHPDAFIYNTMFRGYLEARLYRDCIVLYAHMLEKFVTPNKFSFPPVIRACCVDNAVKEAKQVHAHVIKLGFSEDSFCQNNLIHMYVNFKSLEEAKRVFDSLDKKDDVSWTTLISGYSRWGCVDEAFVVFESLPIKNSAAWNAVIAAHVQNNRFREAFNLFERMRKENVAMDNFVAASMLSACTGLGALEQGEWIYDYIRSSAIEVDPKLATTILDMYCKCGCLDKAVEVFNGLSSKGVSSWNCMIGGFAMHGKGKAAIELLKKMEAETMVTPDYVTFVNVLGACAHSGLVEEGKYYFSYMTEVYGIAAGMEHYGCLVDLLGRAGMLEEARKVINEMPFRPDVGVLGAFLGACRIHGNSDMAEEIGRQVIELEPNNSGRYVLLANLYAKAGRWEDVANIRKLMNDRGVKKVAGFSMIELEGTVSEFIAGGRTHPQATEIYAKLEEMLVRIKDLGYVPDTDGMLYDICEEETENPLHYHSEKLAIAFGLLKTKPGETIRITKNLRVCKDCHQASKLISTVYNREIIVRDRNRFHHFKGGVCSCNDYW
- the LOC105162581 gene encoding UPF0481 protein At3g47200-like, with protein sequence MSMADNSVSEQEFRSVANEEREEASPPEVSILIPSAKTTTESQVRRRRIYKVPPPLRANMEHVYDPVVLSLGPYHHGRPQFRQVEEFKAEILNRFVSGSVAKDKSFFFNKILEQIDEIRSYYEEGSTNEFNDEALAEMVLSDACFILHYMELEDENEYHPLGMSLVSFMFRDFLMLENQIPLWIIRYLIGLKYDKDEGEALFYKFLSFMNFGDDRLTQIPWDNDNGSEPLHLLEAHRTTLLGQGKEFIRDQPRFLPRLLGFRWKRWKRKISSQSMFKMESRPFYSVTDLKAKGIHFRPSSNCLTDVRFHSYPFYGLLQLPIWFVTNNSMVFFSNMMAFEMSPEIDTDCDVISYVNFMKSLLETPRDVKELREKGILFSCLGSDEEVLKMYKQIDTYGVNNCGLFLDVKTRIEEHCSSKAKTWMADLIHTYFRSPWTAIALFAATLLLCLTFLQTYYTIHPVKNN
- the LOC105162585 gene encoding pyrroline-5-carboxylate reductase, whose product is MANISPIPTESYNLGFIGAGKMAESIARGVVKSGVLPASRIRTAHRGTARRTAFESFGVKVLDENSQVVQDSDVVVFSVKPQVVKDVVLQLRPLLSEKKLLVSVAAGVKLKDLQEWAGHSRFIRVMPNTPAAVGVAASVIGLGAAATKDDGELISKLFGAIGKVWTADEKLFDAITGLSGSGPAYIYLAIEALADGGVAAGLPRELALGLASQTVLGAASMATNGGKHPGQLKDDVASPGGTTIAGIHELEKAGFRGILMNAVVAAAKRSRELSQS